From the genome of Thalassoglobus sp. JC818:
CAAGCGAGTGCAATTTCCACTGCGAGACCGAATGTCAATCTGTAACGATTGTATCGGTTATCGGGGTGACGTTGGAATTCAATTTCTTGACGTTTGGATCGATTCGGGGCAACAAGCGTCGGCGAGAATTGCCGGAGTGTTTCGGGGGAGTGACAGTTTGATCAGATTCTGAAACGTTGAGACGTAGCACATCCGAAACACAAGTTGATAAGTTCGGGAGAAGAACTCAGCGAAGTCGACTCATCTGCTGTAGAGAAAAAAGAACTCTCAGATAATTGCCCGATTGGCTGTCTCGACCTGGTGCGCGAGTACGGGATCTGTGCCGATGAGTTCCGAGACTTTTCGGCAAGCATGGATGACGGTGCTGTGATTGCCGCGTCCGAAATATTGCCCGATTTCTTTGAGGGTTAACTCGGTATGTTCTCGCGCCAGAAACATCGCGACCTGTCGTGCAGTCTTGATACTTTGCGATCGCTTGGGACTCTTAAGGTCTGCCACCGTTGTTTCGAATTGCTTGGCGACAATTGCAGAGATTTGTTTTAGCTCGACCTCGGAGTGTTCGGCGAGTTTGTCAATTTCAGCGAGCCAGTCATCGGTCGGCCTCTTGAGTCGATGAAGGGCTTTGATGTGTTCGAGTAAACTCAAAATCTCTCTCGCGGAGACTTCGTACTTCTTCGCGATCAGGGAAATCTGCTCGCTGGAGAGAGTGATGGACTCAGACTTCAAGAAGTGCTGAATCAGTTTGACGCGGCTCGATTCTTTAGGAAGCTTGAGTGTGACGGACAGTCCTCCACGCATGCGGTCCGCGAGGCGGCGAGAGAATCGCGGAATTTGCGATGGTCGCAGCGTGGACGTGAACAGCACACACGCTCCTTCAGAAATCACCTGATCGATTGCGGCGGTCAACTGACGCTGCGATTCGGGACGACCTGCCAGCGACTGAATGTCTTCGCACACGAAAAGTTTGACTTCATGACGATAGCGCCGCTGAAACTGTCGGATGGCGTCATCTGTTGAAGCTTCCGCCAATTCGGCCGCATACTGCGAAGCTGTCACGAAGATTGTTTTTCCGTCGGCTCGTTTCGTATCCCAGCTGCGGATGAGTTCTCGGGCCAAGCGCGATTTGCCTGTCCCCGGTTCTCCGAAAAGCGTGACGAGTTGGATGTTGCGACGCCGAGTATGAGGCCCCAGACGCTTAATCGCAGCGACGCCAAGACGGTTCTCGGAAATGACGAGAAACGGGTGCTGATCGTGTTGGCGAATTGCAGATCCCACGCTTCAACTTTGATAGCTTGTGGTCAGATCATTGATGAATTCAAAGTGACATAGGCCAGCGATCGAGGCAATTACTCTTCTTCGGGGTTTCCCTGAGACGAAAGTCGTTTGCAGGGTTATGGAGTGAGTTTGCTTGCGTTGATCGCTACCTGCGGAAATTTCAATGGTTTTTGTGTTGGGGAATACGGAGTTCTGTATTAACTGATTAGCTCGTTTGCTCAGCGTAACGAGCCAGTGCCATGAGTGGGAAATAATGCCGATACAGGTGGTATCTGAGGTAAAACACGCGAGGAAAACCTGTTCCCGTGTACCACGGTTCGTCCCAGGTTCCGTCGCTGGTTTGTGTTCGGATGAGATACTCGATGCCGCGAGAGACTGCTTCGGATTCTCTCGCTCCGCCAGCGATCAGTCCCATGAGGGCCCATGCTGTTTGCGACGCGGTGGTTGGACCAGTTCCTCTCAACTCGGGGCGATCATAGGTGAGCGGGGTTTCTCCCCAACCGCCATCTTCCTGTTGGACTGACTTTAACCATCCGACGGCATTTTGAAGACGTTCGTCGCTGGCCGGGATTCCAAACTCAGTCAGTCCAACCAGCACTTGCCATGTTCCGTACAAGTAGTTGACGCCCCAGCGTCCGTACCATGCGTGGTCAGGTTCCTGGTCGTCCCAGACGAATTTCAAAGCTTGTTGAAATGCTGGATCGTCGTCGGTCAAACCAAGGCGACCGAACATCTCCAGAACCCGGGCTGTGATGTCAGCGGTGGGAGGATCAATCATTGCGTTATGATCGGCGAAGGGGACTCGCGTCAGAATTTCGCGGTCGTTGTCAGCGTCGAAGGCTGCCCAGCCACCGTTTCGACACTGCATCGCGGAAACCCAACGGACTCCTCGCTTCATCGCATCCACGATGGGCTGTGTTTCTTCCAGTGCTGCCATTACTTCTTCGACGGACGATGTCGTGCCGCTCAATGACAAGGCAAGGTCTTTTTCGTTCAGCGACTGACCTTGCTTCTGTTTCATCAGCTTGCCGATCCAGTTGGTCGAGGGACCGCCCGGAAGGCATCGCGACAACGCCATTGTCACCATGATGGTGTCGTCGATGTCGGGATAAAACTCATTGTTGAATTCGAAGTACCAGCCGCCTGGTTCGACATTCGGGTGAGCAACAGACCAATCACCTTTCGATCGAACTTCTTTCGAAAGCAACCACTCGACCGCTTTTCGAATCTTGGGCGAATCAGCAGGCACTCCCGCTTCTCGGAGAGCATTGACGGCGATCGATGTATCCCAGACTGGCGATCGGCACGGTTCCAGCCGAACCGTTTCGTTCTCGCGAATGGTCAGCTTTTCAAGTTCTTCAAGTGCTGCAACAACTTCAGGAGCGTCTTCGGAATAGCCGAGACATCTCAGGCCGATGATGCTCCAGATGATGGGAGGAAAGATCGCTCCCAAGCCGTCACTCTTTTCGAATCGTGCGAGAATCCAGTTTTGGGCAGCAGCGACTGCCCGCTTGCGAAATGGATTCAGATGCAAGCGTTCAACGAGTTTCCAAGTTCGATCGACACCGCGAAAGAAGCTGTCCCATGGGAAGAACGACTTCTTCTTCATCGCGTCCAATTGCTCAGAAGGAGGCATCGTGACGGGAAGATCTTCGGGTGAATTCAGGAAGAGTTCGTCGATCTTGTGTTCGGCTGGCAGTTCCGTTTTGGGTTGGAATGCCCACAAGAGACTGAGCGGGACGACGATCGTGCGAGACCAGGAAGACATCTCGTAGATGTTGATCGGAAACCAGTTTGGCAAGAGCATCAACTCTGGCGGTACAGCTGGAACCTGCTTGTATGAAATGATGCCGAGCAGCGCCATGTAATATCGAGTGAAGCTGTTGACTCGTTCCGCTCCGCCCGCCTGACGAATTGCTTCAGCGGCGCGGGTCATGGGCTCCGACGCAGGATCGTGGCCCGCAATCTTCAACACCCAGTACGCTTTGACGGACGAACTGATTTCAAGTGGGCCATCAGGATAGAGTGCCCAACCACCTTCTGAACGTTGTTGTTCAAGAATCCGAGCAGCACACTCTTGGACGAGCTGATTTTTTCCACGTCCCAGCCAGACGAGGAGCAAGACATATTCCGATTCGAGGATTGTGTCGCCTTCGAGCTCGCCCAGCCAATATCCCTCATCATGCTGCCGTTCAAGCAACCAGTCGCGAGATTTGGAGACAGCTTCTCGAACTGATTCTGGCGACGGAGCATCGAGAACCCCCAGGTGTGAAGAAATCCGATTCATATCGGAGATGTCACTTGATCCGAACTCACCCGAAGTCATTTCAGGTCCTTTACTTGCAACACTCTGTGTTTTGTGAGGGAATGCGTTCCGACTGGGGTGTCGAATCTCGTCAATATGCTTGAAAGTTCTTGCTGAATAATAAGTTGCTGTCGGTGAGGTCAACAAGGTCAATCATCTGCAGCAGGGAGAATTCGGGCAAGCAGTTCGATCTCGATGACCTTCTGTTCCTCAAGATTGGTGGAGAGGACGAGAGTCCGGGAAAATTCTTCGCTGAGAGCATCGTTGAGGGCGATCGTTAT
Proteins encoded in this window:
- a CDS encoding DnaA/Hda family protein is translated as MGSAIRQHDQHPFLVISENRLGVAAIKRLGPHTRRRNIQLVTLFGEPGTGKSRLARELIRSWDTKRADGKTIFVTASQYAAELAEASTDDAIRQFQRRYRHEVKLFVCEDIQSLAGRPESQRQLTAAIDQVISEGACVLFTSTLRPSQIPRFSRRLADRMRGGLSVTLKLPKESSRVKLIQHFLKSESITLSSEQISLIAKKYEVSAREILSLLEHIKALHRLKRPTDDWLAEIDKLAEHSEVELKQISAIVAKQFETTVADLKSPKRSQSIKTARQVAMFLAREHTELTLKEIGQYFGRGNHSTVIHACRKVSELIGTDPVLAHQVETANRAII
- a CDS encoding prenyltransferase/squalene oxidase repeat-containing protein; amino-acid sequence: MNRISSHLGVLDAPSPESVREAVSKSRDWLLERQHDEGYWLGELEGDTILESEYVLLLVWLGRGKNQLVQECAARILEQQRSEGGWALYPDGPLEISSSVKAYWVLKIAGHDPASEPMTRAAEAIRQAGGAERVNSFTRYYMALLGIISYKQVPAVPPELMLLPNWFPINIYEMSSWSRTIVVPLSLLWAFQPKTELPAEHKIDELFLNSPEDLPVTMPPSEQLDAMKKKSFFPWDSFFRGVDRTWKLVERLHLNPFRKRAVAAAQNWILARFEKSDGLGAIFPPIIWSIIGLRCLGYSEDAPEVVAALEELEKLTIRENETVRLEPCRSPVWDTSIAVNALREAGVPADSPKIRKAVEWLLSKEVRSKGDWSVAHPNVEPGGWYFEFNNEFYPDIDDTIMVTMALSRCLPGGPSTNWIGKLMKQKQGQSLNEKDLALSLSGTTSSVEEVMAALEETQPIVDAMKRGVRWVSAMQCRNGGWAAFDADNDREILTRVPFADHNAMIDPPTADITARVLEMFGRLGLTDDDPAFQQALKFVWDDQEPDHAWYGRWGVNYLYGTWQVLVGLTEFGIPASDERLQNAVGWLKSVQQEDGGWGETPLTYDRPELRGTGPTTASQTAWALMGLIAGGARESEAVSRGIEYLIRTQTSDGTWDEPWYTGTGFPRVFYLRYHLYRHYFPLMALARYAEQTS